A genomic stretch from Acidobacteriota bacterium includes:
- a CDS encoding DEAD/DEAH box helicase family protein: MNTEADARIVIDRLLEQAGWCITNKAQVSTEEAAADGRADYLLKDTRSRPLAVLEAKRFAVDPYTAKEQAKAYALTLKAPFVILSNGQEHYFWDYTDGDARPVMGFPSQADLERRANIKVHRKGDIRLSLSLQPLPHRFDFKGEEVEARPYQLECLQKADDALIAGRRRMLFEMATGTGKTLTIAMLMKRWLQTAIISRVLFLVDRIELAKQAKETFDEYLRDWPTVILYGGKRSLEGQIVVGTLDTIATQLGGNGFGHGYFDLVVTDECHRSIYNTHRATLGHFDAIHVGLTATPNPGELHFISEHERRLVRNTYIFFDCWDAAKKEGRPTFEYGIQRGINDGYLTKYRVYHAESVLTFEGAEWEDEEIKPGAWGRDVESEDRLKTILQEYYAADAERARVRPRKTIVFAVSEKQASILVRLFNKLLSDEDCLRIAGQINRSPSEVRQSFAKKITCYTNNGNPKPIIDEFKYDPLPLVAVSVDMLDTGYDQKNIENLIMLRPTKSPIKYAQMRGRGSRLCPKIGKEEFIIYDFVGNSKRFNDPGERYDKPKLVGVSPGSRPAETGEIEEGDVPQPETGTTYPEGGHREFLTIAEGSLDDEIRSREIILVGPEGLAMDRKTYREEWEKKVVELKRTDPAVEKIFRGEELADEEWEALARRLNSPRHYFNEETLRRAFEQPTGSLTDFIRVALGLDRFLTRDERIEKAFNAWVSEHSSSINPAQAQMLRLLKARVMTGEEITMRLFSQPPFSLWGGLTRMEQLFGKEQLLEMVDELNALLVA; this comes from the coding sequence ATGAATACAGAAGCTGATGCCCGCATTGTGATTGACAGGCTGCTTGAGCAGGCAGGTTGGTGCATCACCAACAAAGCGCAGGTCTCCACGGAGGAAGCTGCCGCCGACGGCCGTGCCGATTACCTCTTGAAGGATACCCGGAGCCGTCCGCTTGCAGTTCTCGAGGCCAAGCGTTTTGCCGTCGATCCATACACTGCCAAGGAGCAGGCCAAGGCGTATGCCCTGACGCTGAAAGCGCCTTTTGTCATCCTGAGCAATGGCCAGGAACACTATTTCTGGGATTACACCGATGGCGATGCCCGGCCGGTGATGGGTTTCCCCAGCCAGGCCGATCTCGAACGGAGGGCCAATATCAAGGTCCACCGTAAGGGAGACATCCGGCTGAGCCTCTCACTGCAACCCCTGCCGCACCGTTTCGATTTCAAGGGTGAGGAGGTCGAAGCACGTCCTTACCAGCTTGAATGTCTGCAAAAAGCGGATGACGCGCTCATCGCCGGTCGGCGACGCATGCTCTTTGAAATGGCCACCGGTACGGGCAAGACCCTGACCATCGCCATGCTGATGAAGCGCTGGCTGCAAACAGCCATCATCTCCCGCGTGCTCTTTCTGGTCGACCGCATCGAATTGGCCAAACAGGCCAAGGAAACCTTCGACGAATACCTGCGCGACTGGCCGACGGTCATCCTTTACGGCGGCAAGCGCAGCCTGGAAGGGCAGATCGTTGTCGGCACCCTGGACACCATTGCTACCCAACTTGGCGGTAACGGTTTCGGCCATGGGTATTTCGACCTGGTGGTCACCGACGAATGCCACCGTTCCATCTACAATACTCACCGGGCCACGCTCGGTCACTTCGACGCCATACACGTCGGCCTGACCGCTACCCCCAACCCCGGAGAATTGCACTTTATCAGCGAACACGAGCGCCGTCTGGTTCGCAACACCTACATCTTTTTTGATTGTTGGGACGCAGCCAAGAAAGAAGGCCGCCCTACCTTTGAGTACGGCATCCAGCGCGGCATCAACGATGGGTATCTCACCAAGTATCGCGTCTATCACGCCGAAAGCGTTTTGACCTTCGAAGGGGCCGAGTGGGAGGACGAAGAGATCAAGCCCGGTGCCTGGGGCCGCGACGTGGAATCCGAGGACCGACTCAAGACCATCCTGCAGGAATACTACGCCGCTGACGCCGAACGGGCCAGGGTCAGGCCGCGCAAGACCATAGTCTTTGCGGTGTCGGAAAAACAGGCGTCGATCCTTGTACGCTTATTCAACAAGCTGCTTTCCGATGAAGACTGTCTGCGCATCGCCGGGCAGATCAACCGTTCGCCGTCCGAGGTGCGGCAGAGCTTCGCCAAGAAGATCACCTGCTACACCAACAACGGTAACCCCAAGCCGATTATCGATGAATTCAAATACGACCCGTTGCCGCTGGTCGCCGTATCCGTGGACATGCTCGACACTGGTTACGATCAGAAGAACATCGAAAACCTGATCATGCTGCGGCCGACCAAGTCGCCTATCAAATACGCTCAGATGCGTGGACGCGGCAGCCGCCTGTGCCCGAAGATCGGCAAGGAAGAATTCATCATCTACGACTTTGTCGGCAACTCGAAGCGGTTCAACGACCCCGGCGAGCGGTACGACAAACCGAAGCTGGTCGGCGTCTCTCCCGGTTCGCGCCCGGCCGAAACCGGCGAGATTGAAGAAGGCGACGTGCCGCAGCCGGAAACTGGCACCACCTATCCCGAGGGCGGTCATCGCGAGTTTCTCACCATTGCCGAGGGTTCGCTCGACGACGAAATCCGCTCCCGCGAGATCATTCTGGTTGGTCCGGAAGGGCTGGCCATGGATCGCAAGACCTACCGCGAGGAATGGGAAAAGAAGGTGGTCGAGCTCAAGCGCACCGATCCGGCGGTGGAAAAGATCTTTCGTGGCGAGGAACTGGCCGACGAGGAATGGGAGGCGCTCGCTCGCCGTCTCAACTCGCCCCGGCACTATTTCAACGAAGAGACACTGCGCCGGGCCTTCGAGCAGCCCACCGGCTCACTCACCGATTTCATCCGTGTGGCCCTGGGGCTTGATCGGTTCCTCACCCGGGACGAGCGCATCGAGAAAGCCTTCAATGCCTGGGTCTCCGAACACTCCAGCAGCATCAACCCGGCCCAGGCTCAGATGCTTCGACTGCTCAAGGCGCGGGTTATGACCGGCGAGGAGATCACCATGCGTCTCTTCAGCCAGCCGCCGTTCTCCCTCTGGGGCGGAT
- a CDS encoding helix-turn-helix transcriptional regulator, whose protein sequence is MIRQPENFPETVKEVRRLLALSQEELAHALGVSFATVNRWENGKTVPSKLAQRQFEQFCKQKRKDGFLVEGKEL, encoded by the coding sequence ATGATCCGCCAACCCGAAAACTTCCCGGAAACGGTCAAGGAGGTCCGGCGGCTGCTGGCGCTCTCCCAGGAGGAACTGGCCCACGCCCTCGGGGTCAGCTTCGCCACGGTCAACCGGTGGGAGAACGGCAAGACCGTGCCGTCGAAGCTGGCTCAGCGGCAATTCGAGCAGTTTTGCAAACAGAAAAGAAAGGATGGCTTTCTCGTTGAGGGGAAGGAACTATGA